The Polyodon spathula isolate WHYD16114869_AA chromosome 13, ASM1765450v1, whole genome shotgun sequence genome includes a region encoding these proteins:
- the LOC121325234 gene encoding E3 ubiquitin-protein ligase MARCHF5-like has protein sequence MADQNALLMQQFLDRSCWVCFATDEDDRTAEWVRPCRCRGSTKWVHQACLQRWVDEKQRGNSTARVACPQCNAEYLIVFPKLGPVVYLLDLADRLISKACPFAAAGIMVGSIYWTAVTYGAVTVMQVVGHKEGLDVMERADPLFLLIGLPTIPVMLILGKMIRWEDYILRLWRKYSNKLQILNSIFPGIGCPVPRIPAEASPLADHVSATRILCGALVFPTIATIVGKLMFSSVNSNLQRTILGGIAFVAIKGVFKVYFKQQQYLRQAHRKILDYAEQEEA, from the exons GAGTTGTTGGGTGTGCTTTGCAACAGATGAAGATGACCGCACAGCTGAGTGGGTGAGGCCATGTAGGTGCAGAGGATCCACAAAATGGGTTCACCAGGCCTGTCTGCAACGCTGGGTTGATGAGAAACAGAGAGGCAACAGTACTGCCAGAGTGGCCTGCCCACAGTGCAATGCAGAATACCTCATAGTGTTCCCAAAACTAG GTCCAGTAGTGTATCTCCTGGACCTTGCAGACCGTCTGATCTCCAAAGCTTGCCCCTTTGCTGCAGCAGGAATTATGGTGGGGTCAATCTACTGGACAGCAGTGACCTATGGGGCCGTTACAGTCATGCAG GTGGTAGGACACAAAGAAGGACTTGATGTCATGGAGAGGGCGGATCCTCTGTTCCTTCTCATTGGGCTCCCCACAATCCCAGTCATGCTGATTTTGGGCAAGATGATTCGCTGGGAGGATTACATACTAAGATTGTGGCGCAAGTATTCCAACAAGCTACAGATTTTGAACAGTATTTTCCCAG GGATCGGATGCCCTGTTCCTCGTATTCCAGCTGAGGCCAGCCCTCTAGCAGATCATGTTTCAGCGACTCGCATTCTCTGTGGGGCACTGGTGTTCCCAACAATTGCCACCATAGTGGGAAAGCTAATGTTCAGCAGTGTCAATTCTAACCTACAAAGGACGATTCTG GGAGGAATTGCCTTCGTTGCCATAAAAGGAGTCTTCAAGGTGTACTTCAAGCAGCAGCAGTATTTGCGCCAAGCTCATCGTAAAATTCTAGATTACGCTGAGCAAGAGGAAGCTTGA